From Microscilla marina ATCC 23134, one genomic window encodes:
- a CDS encoding DUF308 domain-containing protein, which yields MFKHKEKILWLAGAIAFVAGVIIFAFKGWDVAEPWTFILSGGIPMLLLGVYLFVLKKPSVPEQSFGIIEANNQTPTIKPLTMTYEEIKNLINEGDYVTTFDELDKVRDRMPNHLKPNYAQLKATFTQGKDDVNYAQQLTVFASQLKSILTVDEDASVNPPISGNSGRTVHTTNYFEDTGTVNLDQRTNPKDSE from the coding sequence ATGTTTAAACACAAAGAAAAAATTTTATGGTTGGCTGGTGCCATTGCTTTTGTAGCAGGGGTCATCATTTTTGCCTTCAAGGGCTGGGATGTAGCCGAACCCTGGACTTTTATTCTGAGTGGAGGCATTCCTATGCTACTGCTGGGTGTCTATCTTTTTGTGCTCAAAAAACCTTCTGTACCCGAGCAATCCTTTGGTATTATTGAAGCAAACAATCAAACTCCAACCATAAAACCTTTGACAATGACCTACGAAGAAATTAAAAACCTGATTAATGAAGGAGATTATGTAACTACCTTTGACGAACTGGACAAGGTGCGTGATCGAATGCCCAACCATCTTAAGCCCAATTATGCCCAGCTAAAGGCTACTTTTACTCAAGGAAAAGATGATGTAAACTATGCCCAACAATTGACAGTATTTGCTAGTCAACTAAAGAGTATCTTAACTGTTGATGAAGATGCCTCTGTCAACCCGCCAATTTCGGGCAATAGTGGGCGTACTGTTCATACTACCAATTATTTTGAAGATACAGGTACTGTAAACCTTGACCAACGCACCAATCCCAAAGACTCTGAGTAA